A window of the Trichoderma asperellum chromosome 6, complete sequence genome harbors these coding sequences:
- the ISY1 gene encoding NineTeen Complex (NTC) component (BUSCO:EOG092D3VON) gives MTSWKQDRCTTATASAQGCECTLNNVPECASATKQPSTFATPWPSSSKQAVTMARNSEKAQSMLFRFREAQAADLGIIDAGRTRRPKVITEVDSIPSCEKWRGQVLKEISRKVSRIQDPVLSDYQIRDLNDEINKLMREKHMWEVQIRNLGGPNYMRGGAKMYDEQGREIPGGGKGYKYFGRARELPGVKELFEAAQSKRKEDKPLETSKDLRKNVDAAYYGYAPNEEDDALLQYEAEKEREALANLLATGPQRAPDGWEPLPGDSGDGHGWALPTLEDVQMELLERRRRKLLDQL, from the exons ATGACGAGTTGGAAGCAAGATAGG TGCACAACAGCCACAGCGTCTGCACAAGGCTGCGAGTGCACGTTGAACAATGTTCCCGAGTGCGCTTCCGCCACCAAGCAGCCATCGACTTTTGCGACGCCTTGGCCCTCGTCTTCCAAGCAAGCTGTCACAATG GCTCGAAATTCGGAAAAAGCTCAGTCTATGCTCTTTCGCTTCCGTGAAGCGCAAGCAGCAGACTTGGGCATCATTGACGCCGGACGAACACGCCGCCCCAAGGTCATCACCGAAGTCGACTCGATCCCCTCGTGCGAGAAATGGCGTGGTCAAGTCCTCAAAGAGATCTCGCGCAAGGTGTCTCGGATCCAGGACCCTGTGTTGAGCGACTACCAGATCCGCGATCTCAACGATGAAATCAACAAATTGATGCGCGAGAAGCACATGTGGGAGGTGCAGATACGGAATTTAGGCGGGCCCAACTATATGAGAGGAGGAGCGAAGATGTACGACGAGCAGGGCAGAGAAATACcgggaggaggaaaagggtACAAATACTTTGGGCGAGCGAGAGAGCTGCCAGGAGTCAAGGAGCTTTTTGAAGCCGCTCAATCCAAGAGGAAAGAGGACAAGCCACTGGAAACAAGTAAAGATTTGAGGAAAAATGTGGATGCAGCATATTACGGCTATGCTCCAAATGAAGAGGACGACGCGCTGCTACAATACGAAGCCgagaaggaaagagaggCATTGGCAAATCTCCTAGCAACAGGGCCGCAGCGAGCTCCCGACGGCTGGGAACCGTTACCTGGAGACAGTGGcgatggccatggctgggCGCTACCAACGCTGGAGGATGTTCAGATGGAACTCCTtgagaggagaagacggaaGCTACTTGACCAGCTTTAA